The Vigna unguiculata cultivar IT97K-499-35 chromosome 11, ASM411807v1, whole genome shotgun sequence genomic sequence TAATAAGTGTATAAGTCAGAGTTAATTAAAATCGTTGACAACCACCTCGATTTTAGTGAACATTTAATGGAAATCATATTCAATGCTAGTGACTTAGCTTTAAATATTGCACAAAAACTGTAATGAATGCCAATGACTTTGCTTTAAATATTGTAAAGAAACCGTAATGAATGCTACCGACTTTAGTGcatcagttttaatgaaatcgcGGACCACCACCACGATTTTAGTGCGTCATAAATGAAAATTGGTGCATGTCAGGACGACTTTAGTGTAATGAAATCGGCTTAGGTCATAGTGACTTCAACTAGAAACCGTATGCATTGATAACGACTTTGCTTTGTCCAAAACGCTAACACCATCACACACATTTATTTGCTTTTGCTGGACACCTACACTGCACATTTCATGTTCACCACCACGGGATTCTTCCAAATAGTGGAATTCAAAGATTCCTCCTATTACCTATGTCATGCACAATGTTAAATTTGCATGCAATGGTCTAAATATTTGGCAGCTTTTCAAGCATTATTTGTTCTcacatcatttaaattatttttagcaTACAATCTCTAATAGGTATACAATCTCATATTACACAAGAACACATCAAAGCACAACAAAGAATGGAttacttggttttcttgagttttgaaagtgattcaaagtgagtgagataaaggaaagagaattacacaattgtttttatattggttactcaatcacagagctacatctagtttaccaggacaacctgagcctagtttccactatatttaaaagatttacaaatcacacaccaagattacacttttgaacaaagaaacttacaagatttttgactcgcGCAAAAATCTAGACTAACACcatgcaagaatcacacttacagatCTAAAATCACACCAGGCAAacaaccagaggcacaagaacaacaaaacttgatggtggctctccctagccaaccatacatgtgttcttcaagctaatcCTAAACCAAAATGCCTctaagatcaaccaagatcttcaatcaaCATGTTGCAActgtgtattgcagagagagtTTTCTAGTGATGAATAACAAGTTTTCGCGCTCAAAAACTTAGaattatatagtctggtttaagtgaaattagtcggTTGAATTTTTTGCATAATCTAttaatttcacttgacttaagtgaaatcagtcgattgaaaaatcattcaattgattaaatacatttataccaaaaactatatacaacaagcatTTTAACCTGTTCAAACCcattaatagattaaaaaggacacactaagactaacaagacatctaactcatgtcatatagcctaccaacatgatatatcATGTAATCATTACATCTAACACATCAATTACATATTTAATGCAATTGAAACATGATCTTTTAAGCCAATCTTCAACAATCTTCATCAATCACATTAGATCTTCATGCACTTggctttatcaaatctttgGTTCAAGCTTGTTTGTGCCAACAAAGGTTTCCCTCTTGCAAGAAGGTAAAAGCtaacttcaaatttaattatttattgttcttGTTGCCtggtaatttaataatttaccTAACTTCTAATTGCAATTATTTTTAGGTGGATGAGGTTGACGAATTGAACAAACCCTAGTTCCGTTTCAGTTAGTGAATTTCGCTTGAGATTTGATCAACTACATACAAGACATGTAATAATTAaggtaattgaaatattttttttaaacattataatcTAATGTCTACAATTTTCTACCAGTTCTTGTGGAGGCCTTACATGCAAAACAAAATCAGTCAGTTGATTGTCATTGACATCCCTCTAGTCGCTAGAGCTATAGCCTATATAATTTGCTTCACGACAATTGAAATCTATAAGActcgagaaaattaaataattatttaataaatgcgggtagtaggagcctttaaggTATTTAATGCAGAGTGCTATGACgtagaaaagtactagctcaagtggttgacagtactttgattatgtgagaggacttgggtttgagtcctatgaaagccaattgtatgttattttaacttgtgcattattttaataatatatttgaatgtgagtcgtgataatgtaatcctaaaattataggaattttcatgaaacatgattggttgaattggttgtgcacttgctttatgattgagtggttgtgtgttcaaaccttgctcaGAACGTAATTAAcctctttatttttgctaatataATTGTGGcctgaatgtgaaagggtgggaaAACCCTAGAGGTAATGGGCCCCAAGGGGTTGAGAAAAACAACTATAATGGTCTTTGAAAGGCAATTATAGACATTAAAAGGggcattttcgtttttttttcattaacccCAAATAGGGACCatataaaaagacaaaataaagcACTTGATAGAGTGGGGAGGAGCACGAGTTCTTAAAGCAAAGGTTAGAAGATCATTAGGAGCAAGGAATTTCCAAGTAAGGGGAGCTATTTTCGTGTATGTTGTTATGCGCATGTTGAGAGCCCTAGTCTCCTAATTTTATGCTTTATTGACCTGGAATTTTCGTGCTTATGTACTATGGCGTGTGAATTGTTGTTTTGGTAATGTTGGAAAAGCCTTTTATGCATTTGGGTATGAATATGGTGGGGGTAATTGCATTATATGGTGGTTGTTGGTCAATCTCAATTGGTGATGGTGCAATTAGGTCTAAAGCATGTCTATAGGAATTATTGTGTCTAAGAACTGATTGATAATGTTGGGTTGGGGTTTTGGCTTGAAAATTCTGGTTTCTATGCACGTACGTAAATAGGGAGAATGTTTGttattctcgctcaggcgagtaaggctcgcctaggcgaaaatagtcaaaactcaaaacctggTGTTGTTCGagcatctcgcctaagcgagaaattgAGAAGTTCTGAGGTGGTGCtcgagggtctcgctcaagcgagtagCCCATGGATTGGGCGACaaagcacctcgctcaggcgagaggtactcgcctaagcgagaaatcgtgaCCTGATGAGTGTGTTTCTGCTGACTCAccgcctaggcgagagatgTTTGTGTTAGGCGAAGGGAGATCTTGCCCAAGCGAAatgagctcgcctaagcgaggcttCGCAAGCAAGCCATGGTAgcacgctcgctcaggcgagaaagcttagcctaagcgagacaggcctggtcgcttaagctaaggcttctagcttaagcgagtttagtGTAGTTTGTGTGCGTTGTTTGTGCGCATTGATGCGAACGTGGATCaggggatgttgtgccatgagcgggtaggttcatggatggtggttaacatgtgatggtatgaacgaggaggttcatactcagttactctcatgtggggatacgagcgaggtaggttcgtatgttccatgctcacaTTTGAGAGATGTTGCGTATGGAGAGGTATGTagttggtggatcacatgtgttggactacgggcgagTGGGTCCGTAGAGTTAgactacaagcggggaggttcatagaggcagGACCgtgagcgggcaggttcgtgtgagcatcataaatcctgagtcCATAGCTAACTTGGTTATTTGAATTGCAGGCTAAAAAGCCTTAGGGATATTAAGGACTTAACCAaggtttaattttaataatataactgggtgtatttattttattttatttatttgatgtgTATTTCGTTTATTAtgtgagctcaccctttctgtttgtgcttgacaatgatcgtgtaattctttacatGGGAGCAGTTGATGATACATGTGATGTTGCTAATACTTGAGACCGagagaggggctagcttgggatttGAGCTAGGAacttattatgtttttgttatctttatttgattttggaaattgtaataagactatttttttatataactttaattGATCTTTAACACTtgaataatttatgaattttcccgcgtttggggaataataaaagtttgatgttcttttcttaattatttaatttaaataagtaatatatagtagggatgttacaaaatcCATCAGGTGGATCGGGTCATGCATCAATTTGGTTTAAGACAAATTATCCCGTCAGACCCGGTTAACTTGGATCAAGTTCACAAGGACAACTTTAGGGGGATAAATGACAGAGATTAGGCAGCACATCATCACTAGTGGATTGTAATTTGGAATGACTGACAAAATCGGGTCATTCAAGGTACATCTTTCACTGAAAACAACAATTTGCGTGATGAAACACCCTACATGAAGTGGTATATAAACCACATTATCCACTATATATCTCCTTATACATAGTCTTCCGACGATGAGGTTAgttttacttcatttttctACATCTTTTTATCATGCATACTTATTCATGACAATAACCCTACTCTTTATGTTACAATATGATACGTCACAAGAACCTCCACAACCCGCTTCACAACCCTATACTGGCCATATCGAGTCTTCTCCAAATTTTATACATCATTCCCACCAAGTTTTTGGACAATCTTCTATGGGCCACGGTGAAATGTTTGGGCATTCACACCCTCAACATGATAACCTATCAAACACCCCATTCCAACACGTCCCTTCCTCATACACATTCTTTCTGTCTCAGTCAAGCTATGATGCTGGTCCATCACACATGATTGGCACCTCAACGATGACACCATCGTCTGCCCATTATATAGGGATCTTCATCATCGATGTCATTCTATCCTTCGTCAATGCCTTATCAAACCTCCCAAACAATGGTTCACCATCCCCAATTTCCTCAAAGTCATCAAGATGAAGATCATGATGATGACGCTGATGAACCACACCAACAACAACCACCCAAACAACCAACCAGAACTAGAATATGCCCTCCATGTAGGACTGGAGGCCACAAATGAATGTGTTATTAATTTCCACTAACTtaattgttgtattttaatttttaatcaatgttaaaatatattaatgtttacttttgttccaataatattttttattatttttacaatttattcttACAATCAactcaaactaaaaaaaacaaaaagagttaATTAcgttaaaaacattttaaaataaataaataaaacatttaaaaaaataaataaataaactgcAACGTTTAAAAAAACGTTGCaactaaaaattagaaaaaaatatataatctctagggtttacaaaatttataaaaagagaaaattaaaattgcaacgtttgaaaaaaaaactcatgTGAAGTCGTCACGTTGCACTAAAACCGCTTGATTCTTATCGACTTTGCTTTTTccaaaaaaagatgaaaaaaaaaccaCCATGATACGAGACGATTTTACCTATAATGTCTTCCACACTCCTAACGACTTgtctctatttaaaaaaaaaaagtcaactgatccatttttacaaatttgatttaaaaaggaccttgaaaaaaaaagtcgTTATTGTTGCTTGCATTCCAATGATTATTCACTGCACCTCCACAACATTAAGAAAAGACTTAACTTAAACATTCTTTGTCACTACATCATGTCACCACTCTTGTTACTATCACCGTCGTTCTACAATATTgctgaagaggaagaagagaggGAAAATGTTGTAATGAaagaaggaaagagaaaatacataaaaaaaaaacttgtttcatTATTTCTTCAAAATGAATTTCATGAATTTTGGAACATGTTATATGTATTCTGAAAAGTTTGTTCTGAAAATCTTATTATGAAAAGTTTGTTGTAGAATGTCTTTCatgtgttttgaaaattttgtttgggAAATTTCATTCCAAAAGTTCAATTCTTGAAATCttattttggaaattttattttggacactttaaaaaacatttttcggaaagttttcaaaatatgtaaTCCGAAAGTCACTTTTATATAagataaattaatcattttgaaaatttgagagATAGCGTGAAGAATTTATGGGGTGTAGCAAGTCAAAGCCCCTTTTATTTTCCATTGTGTAGCCCAATATTTAATGGGCCACGAAGaaacacctcatggatccaattGCTGGCCCATTTTACTCTTCTTGATCGCAAAATGAAACCCCCTTGTTTTCTTGAGTAGGAAGTTGAGATCGACGCTTTAATACCAAAAGAGCACCGTCTCCACTCTCGACATCTTCGTTGCACTTTCTCGAAAACCAATATACCACTCTCGTCGCCGCCGTCGTCGACCACCGCAATCGCCGTTGCCTCCGCCGTCATCCGTTAGGGTTAAGATGAGTCGAGGAAGTGGAGGTGGATACGATCGTCACATCACTATTTTCTCTCCCGAGGGACGTCTCTTCCAAGTTGGTACGTTACTGGAATCTCTTCTTATACTGTGACCTCTCGCAACAACAGCGACGTTTTGATAAATGAAATACGATTTAGATCTTTTACTCCACGGACCGACCTAATTTCTGCAATTCTGTGcggaaaacaaattttttttgttctttagaTGAAATCATTGCTgtaatttttgtgatttaagtTTAGATTAGTGGTAGTGGAGTAGTGAGCTAGGTTAGTAAGGCGGAAATCAGAAGTTAAGAAATGCGGGTGACTCTGAATTGATTGATTGTGTGCTCATTGACGAATGGAATATTTTGTTCTCTTTTCATAATGAGTATCACTTTATCAATTTtgtgttcctttttttttcaatttttggaaTAATGTTATGTTCGACCTTGTTTTAGCCCTATCAAACGCTGCCTTAAATCTGTAACTCCCTCTAATTAACGAAATGGTCTGGATTGGCGTAGGTTTCTGATTTTTCATTACACTTGTTTGACTTGTTTGGAAATGAGTTGACTAGTAAGTTAGGCTATAGTGTTGAGTGGTGGAATTTTTTATGCATCATGAAACAGAGTATGCTTTCAAGGCTGTTAAGGCTGCTGGAATCACCTCAATCGGTGTCCGAGGAAAGGATTCCATTTGTGTTGTTACTCAGAAGAAAGTTCCGGTGAGTACTGATAGTTGGttcttttatctttgttttgtttgtgtgtgCTGGATGCTAAAGTTAGGATAACATGCAGGATAAGCTTTTGGACCAGACAAGTGTTACACACCTCTTTCCCATCACAAAGTACCTTGGTTTGTTGGCGACTGGCATGACAGGTATATTTTTCATTGCATCTCCGTGTCTTTTGTTGTAGGCATTTGTGAATTTATTTGCATATCATTTAGTTAAAGATATGTCTTTTTTATCTATACAAGTTAAATTGGGCACAATTTCACAGATACTGTATctcaattaaaacataaattacaagttaaaaaatatgatatcaACCCAAGCAGATGGTTAGTGAGAAGAAATTAGATAATGCTTATAATTTTCCTAGATTATGGCATATAGGAAATTAGATATTTGTTTTGGTGCCAAACCTTTGTGTTTCAGATgtacacatttttgtttcatgtGTAATATTGATCAATAAATCTTTGAAAtcttacataaaatataaataatagtttatTATGAGAAATAACCTTAATGTTACTGTCAAAGTTGAGTCTATGGATAACATAAACTATAACCAGATTCACATTTGTGatataactataattaataatttatgacgAGAAAAGACTTTAGTTGTACTGTCCAAGTTTTTCCTACTGATGACATAACATATGACTGGACTCGCAATAGAgacaataatattattgttttgctTGGAAATTAAACTTTGATGTATGAGCACAAGTTCAGATTTCAGCCAGAGTAAATAacgttttttagtttttcagaTCTGTTTAGAATTGAAATTCCTTCATTATAAAttcatcttttgatttattttgggaTACCTCTTTCCAGCTGATGCTAGGACACTGGTCCAACAAGCAAGAAATGAAGCAGCTGAGTTTCGCTTTACATATGGATATGAGATGCCTGTAGATGTGTTGGCTAGATGGTAAGCAGTTCAGTTTTTGAAACATATATTTCCATCGTAATATTACAAGCTGcttattattctttttcataCCTGCttgcaaattttcattttttattgaagAATTTCATATGCATTTCATTTAATGTATCTGGATTAGTACGACGATAGGCATTAATCCACATTGTTATAACGTGCTTCTAATAACTGGGTTGCAATTGGGAAGTCCATTGGTCCTCCTACTTTGTTGACTAGGTAGATTGCAAGCTTACGATTCTGTAATATAATGTACTAAAACAGTGAAGAAACGGCTCCCTTCCAAACAGGTGCTGCTGTTAACAGAACCCACAGTAGGAACCGATAGGGCCATGAATTTATGGCATTTTCGgatttctttattaatattatcatctGTTTCTGAAAGGGATGCTGAATGCTGATGAAGAATGGAAGTGTTAGACCtgatatttaattagttttataagGATTGAATTTATTTGGTGATTGGTTAGATTGCTCATTGATGTCTTTCCTTTTTCGTAGTCGGTCTGATAAAGAACTTACTGCAAATTTTATAGTAAAGTTATTGGTGGTTAACTTTCTCATGCTTTTCCATCTTGTTTTCTCTCTGTGTTTTTGTCATCTTCACTTAGTTTTTCTAATTTGATAAGTAATAAACTAGTTGTGTCCAAATTTACATCCAGTCTCTGGAAATAGCACTGATTATGATTAAACATTTGTGATATAGAGGTATGTGGCAAAGGATAGTATACCATTCTTTAGACATTTTTAGAGCTTGAGCTTTCTATGGCtgtattaatataattatcaaaattccTTAAAAAAAGGCCGACAGCTTTTGCAGCCGTGGCACTGTGGTAGTGTTGTTTGCCATAGCACTAGCATTACTTCTAATAActtgtgttttttctttcaattttatggTTCGATGTGGTTGTAGCATATTATCTCTGGGTAATCTGGTCTGTCAGGATTCATTTCTGTGATCTCTGatgttatttttgtcatttttatgattttctgTATTGAAGTATCTAGTAATTGAATATGGGTTCTATAAAGAAATCTTTTTGACATATTTGATGCATGCAGAATAAATTTAATTGCAGCGGTAGTTTTGTCTTTGCGCATTGTGGAAGGTTTTAGGCGGCTGCCTTGTTAGTGTAGTATTCAGTTTGATATGGTTTTGTTATAGttgtttttatcatttatagCTTTGTTTCTTTTCATTATCTATGTAAAGAGAATCCTTGTTTTCCTTTGTACATTTTATGAAtacaaaagttacttttttctgcctgtcttctctctctctctctctctctctctcaactTGGATATGCCTCAACATATACTCTAAGATTGAAAGAGTCTATTCAAAATCATTAATCTCTTAAGTTGAATCTGACTGTAGttttgagttttatcaaaggctACATTATTGTACCTAATATATATTAGGATTCTACAACTTGTCAATATTTCTAACATCTTTTGTGTATGCCTTTGTTATCTTTTATACTTACAGGATTGCAGACAAATCACAAGTCTATACCCAACATGCATATATGAGACCACTTGGAGTAGGTAGGTTTTTTCCTGTTGAACAAATGTTAACTgttcaaaaaaacacaaattgttTTTGTGTCATAAAAGATATCTTTTTTATTGACGCCATTTATTCTTTCTGTGATTTCAAATCTATTGTGCCATGAAGTTGCTATGGTTTTGGGTATTGATGACGAATATGGACCACAGCTTTACAAATGTGATCCTGCTGGTCATTACTTTGGTCACAAGGTACATGGAAGATCTTTCTCACTTTGATTGTCGGTAAATATTTCAGTGTTTTATTCCTATTTAATATTAGAAGATGAAATTCATGTTGATAATAAACttacttttataaaagtttctaagttataatttttatcaatttaaatgtCTCATGCATTGAAAACAATTATCtcgcataataaaatatttaagtgaTCGAGTGGGTTGGGGATGACTACACCAAGATTAATTACCTTCATTTCATGAAAGTTGTTTATTCGATTTCTTTTATTACAAGTGTAAGGTTGCATTGTTTGAGCTACTGAGACAATTTATTGATTGAACTACTGAACCAAATGAATAGTTATTATGCCAGTATAACTACAATTATGTTTGACCAAGAAAAGAAGGATTATAACCAGACAATAGTTGCGGTAAGGGAGTATGTAAATTAGtgattttttgaaaatgatttagcTGCCTTGAATTTATCACAAGTTGTTCGTGTTTTGAACTTTATGCAGCATTTATCTTTATAATGTACTAGTGTTATAAAATATGTAACCATATGTAAAAGATCTTGAGCCTTCAACTGCCGGTAAATTCCCCGTCCTTATTTGGTCTAAATTTTACTTTCTAGTAGAACTAGTAACATTGAGAAACTTATGCATCTTTGGTGCTtagtgattttgtttttataaaaagatatattgcAATTATTTTCTTCTGTTAGATCTGTGACTACATTTCCTTCTGAATTTTTCATTGCTATCCATATATGTGTAGATGCACATCGGTTTCGAACCTTGTAACTTTTCAAATCAAGGGATGGTGTTTCTGTTTCTTCATTAGTTCATGCATTTGTAATCTGTTTGTATTTGTATACTGAAAGTCAAGTGTCTAAGAATCTATTATGTTGTACTCAGGCCACAAGTGCTGGATTGAAGGACCAAGAGGCAATTAATTTCTTggaaaagaagatgaagaatgaccCTTCATTTACTTATGAGGAGACGGTTCAGGTAGtgttctttcaatttttttcctcCTCACTCCATTTCTATCTGCTTAGTTTGAGAACAAACAATCTTTACACTGGTTTTTTGGTTGATGTGGAAAATGAAGATGGCATGTTTTGTCTCCAATAGTGTCTGTTTTCAAGGATATATTTCATCATGTCAGATTTCCTCCCTTCTTTTTCGGATAAACAATgaattttgttggttttttcTTCTGGCAACAACACAATTATATTCTATAGTTGTGCTATTGTGTTCTATAACTATTAGTCCGCATGAAATCTACTGGACAAAATGTTGGATTCACTTTTGTTTGCTGATGATTATCTGTGTTTTAACGGAAGGTGAAAAGGCTGAAAAATGAGTGAGTAGATTTAAGTAATCTCAATTTTGGATTTGCTTAGAATAGGAACGATGGTTGGTATCTTCTGTATGTGTTAATGCTAGACAGTGGACTTATCCATGGGAATCAGATAATGTTATAAGAACTAAACTTTTGGATCCTTATTAAAGCTATATCTTATTACGTTAGTTATGACATTATAAGATTTGTTGTCCCCCGCCTGTATCTTAATTAAGTTAGTTTCTTATGTTTATTCTcatgaaattgaattttttaatatcaattatgttaATAGTTATTATATTTCGTTTCTATGTTCTTAATTCAAGATTTCCATgcctgtttttttttatcagactGCCATTTCTGCTCTCCAATCAGTTCTTCAGGAAGATTTTAAGGCCACTGAGATTGAGGTAGAACTTGATTCCCCTAGCTAATTGAAATTTACTAACTAAGccatatcttattttataaaattattggcGGATTTCATTTGTGTTTAATCCCTAGTAAAGGACCAAAACTGGTCTTTAATATTAAAGATTTTTAGCAAGTTTCTTGTTCCTTCTGATTAAATGTATGCCTTACATTTTTGTCGTACACAGCCTATTGTTTGTTTTAACAGGCAACTCGGGTGAGAACATTTTTCTTCTGCTCATTATTTTCATTAGTTTTACTTGTAGGTGATGAATAGAATGTTCTGTAATGTATTTTCTCATCCTCTCGTGTTGCAATTGTCTATGATTCTAAGGCTTAATTTGGACTACTAATAAGAGAAACTGATATTGATTTTAATGGAGGATGTGTTGTAAAATGGTGGGTAAACTGTAGTATTGTATTTTAACTTGTTCCAGAAGTGGAtacttaattttgaaattacatTCAGTGGCATTAATCAGTGTTTACAATTTTTCTGTAATGTGCGAGACTTGAAGGATTAAAATTCTTGTGGTTATAACAGTTGATTAAACGTTTTCTTCACTGACTTATCGCAAATGGTTGTGCCTTGCGTTTTCCAGGTTGGAGTGGTGCGAAAAGATAATCCAGAATTCAGAGTTCTAACCACTGAGGAAATTGATGAGCACTTGACTGCAATAAGTGAGCGTGACTGAGTTCTTGATAGCTTGTAATTGTTCAATCTTTCTAATGCTagattaaattatgtatttgcTTTCTCGGATCACATTCAACGAATTGATTTCCTTGTGATATTTGATTAGTATGTAACCGAAGAATGTTGTTGAAGAGATGGTATTTGCTTCCTATTACAAGTTTATTTGGGAGAACATTTTATGTTCAACCAATCTCTCCATACACTTTAAAAGAAGTTGGTGATTACGTAATGAAGTCATGCATGGTGTTAAAATTTGTTGGGCCTTGCGTAGAGATTTGAACTTCAACTTCAGTTCAGGACGTGATCtttctttataattaaaaaatgactaTTTTATGTGATTTCCCTATGAAATTATCCAAATAAAGTTATATAATGAGAAATTAAT encodes the following:
- the LOC114170471 gene encoding proteasome subunit alpha type-6, with amino-acid sequence MSRGSGGGYDRHITIFSPEGRLFQVEYAFKAVKAAGITSIGVRGKDSICVVTQKKVPDKLLDQTSVTHLFPITKYLGLLATGMTADARTLVQQARNEAAEFRFTYGYEMPVDVLARWIADKSQVYTQHAYMRPLGVVAMVLGIDDEYGPQLYKCDPAGHYFGHKATSAGLKDQEAINFLEKKMKNDPSFTYEETVQTAISALQSVLQEDFKATEIEVGVVRKDNPEFRVLTTEEIDEHLTAISERD